One genomic region from Dermacentor variabilis isolate Ectoservices chromosome 6, ASM5094787v1, whole genome shotgun sequence encodes:
- the LOC142585387 gene encoding quinone oxidoreductase-like protein 1 — protein MSPAMQSKKFMKAVFKEVKDGKQSRMFIENDVDVPKLDKYSVLVSVKACGLSTNDDKILKVLYKDQSRTKYPICHEIAGVVVEVGDWVTSVDRGDEVVGLIPLDYGQSGCAEYVRLNEYDVAKKPQNVSFVDAAGCIGDAVKAYTGLHYLGRLTSGDTVLVMDGASSFGAIAIQLAKHWGAKVITTASSDDEVLYLEGLKGQLARVVDLRKTDNSVSGSDFHPTYMTGAGGNNNNNNNVNNNAGGNARALLPACMQESAGLGIDLVLDNGVTQFGETSYRILEETCDHPVPSKHDIVSCLAVGGRWITSKSDLQLDPPHSQMMFMKCASIGFLFEQAWILSSTQQGRYLHILMDIMEKVSNGVIRPNIHHTVSFEAVPDALESLTDKRVGKVVMKMK, from the exons ATGAGTCCAGCCATGCAGTCAAAGAAGTTTATGAAGGCGGTGTTCAAGGAAGTCAAAGATGGGAAACAATCAAGGATGTTCATAGAGAATGAT GTTGATGTTCCAAAGCTTGACAAGTATTCCGTATTGGTTAGTGTGAAAGCATGTGGTCTTTCCACCAATGATGACAAG ATTTTGAAAGTCCTGTACAAGGATCAGTCAAGGACCAAGTACCCAATATGTCACGAGATCGCTGGTGTGGTGGTTGAGGTTGGAGACTGGGTAACATCTGTGGATCGTGGTGATGAAGTAGTGG GTTTGATTCCTCTCGACTACGGGCAGTCAGGATGTGCTGAATACGTACGTCTCAATGAATATGATGTCG CCAAGAAGCCGCAAAATGTGAGCTTTGTCGATGCTGCTGGCTGCATTGGCGATGCTGTGAAGGCCTACACAGGTTTGCACTACCTCGGACGCCTCACAAGCGGTGATACTGTTCTAGTCATGGATGGTGCATCTTCATTTGGAGCTATTGCCATTCAACTGGCCAAGCACTGGGGTGCCAAG GTGATCACCACAGCAAGCTCAGATGACGAGGTGCTTTACCTCGAGGGGCTTAAGGGCCAGTTGGCCCGGGTGGTGGACCTCCGCAAGACGGACAACAGCGTCTCTGGATCCGACTTCCATCCGACCTACATGACGGGTGCTggtggcaacaacaacaacaacaacaatgtcaACAACAATGCTGGTGGTAATGCCCGGGCACTGCTACCAGCCTGTATGCAG GAATCCGCAGGCCTTGGCATAGATCTTGTGCTGGACAATGGCGTCACACAGTTTGGGGAGACGAGCTACCGCATCCTAGAGGAAACTTGTGATCATCCAGTGCCAAGCAAGCATGACATTGTCTCCTGCCTTGCAGTGGGTGGCCGTTGGATTACTTCCAAGAGTGACCTTCAG CTGGACCCACCACATTCCCAGATGATGTTCATGAAGTGTGCCTCGATTGGATTCCTTTTTGAGCAAGCCTGGATCCTGTCCTCTACACAGCAAGGTCGTTACCTGC ACATCCTGATGGACATAATGGAGAAGGTTTCCAATGGAGTGatcag GCCGAACATCCATCACACAGTTTCTTTTGAGGCTGTCCCTGACGCTCTTGAGAGCCTTACAGATAAGAGAGTGGGCAAAGTCGTGATGAAGATGAAGTGA